One stretch of Schlesneria sp. DSM 10557 DNA includes these proteins:
- a CDS encoding 4a-hydroxytetrahydrobiopterin dehydratase — translation MTTQSAEQLRAKRCLPCEGGVPKLTNDEAQAQLTRLSGWSLTADSKRIRKDWTVKNFMAGMRFFNKVAEIAEAEGHHPDLHIAGYRNVTIEIWTHAIDGLSENDFILAAKIDELPVELKS, via the coding sequence ATGACGACTCAAAGTGCAGAACAACTCCGAGCAAAACGCTGCCTGCCGTGCGAAGGAGGCGTTCCCAAGCTGACAAACGATGAAGCGCAAGCACAACTCACCCGGCTCTCCGGTTGGTCGCTCACGGCCGACAGCAAACGAATTCGCAAGGATTGGACCGTGAAGAACTTTATGGCGGGCATGCGATTCTTCAACAAAGTTGCAGAGATCGCAGAAGCAGAAGGGCATCACCCCGATCTGCATATTGCCGGTTATCGGAATGTGACAATCGAGATCTGGACTCACGCCATCGACGGCCTGTCCGAGAACGATTTTATTCTGGCAGCAAAGATTGACGAGTTGCCTGTGGAGCTTAAGTCCTGA
- a CDS encoding FHA domain-containing protein: protein MSELVIQSGKLQGKRLVLPSKQMVVGRDDDCDLRIGSALVSRKHCVLKNTPEGILVTDLGSQNGTLVNDAPIKGPTLLREGDVLRIGSTLLQVPVKPKAKQSVRKFEEKISETEIADWLADVGSHYSSADTAVLPSYTPPVPDGAPAMPADKPMTNSELQKKLSATDEAAEIIRKHWEAVKAKQKTK from the coding sequence ATGTCAGAACTCGTCATTCAGTCGGGCAAGCTCCAGGGGAAGCGCCTTGTTCTGCCTTCCAAGCAAATGGTGGTGGGACGGGACGACGACTGCGACTTGCGTATCGGTTCTGCACTCGTCAGCCGCAAACACTGCGTCCTGAAAAATACACCTGAAGGAATTCTGGTGACAGATCTGGGAAGTCAGAACGGAACGCTTGTTAACGACGCGCCAATCAAAGGGCCGACCCTGCTTCGAGAGGGAGATGTTCTCAGGATCGGTTCGACGTTGCTGCAAGTCCCTGTGAAGCCGAAGGCGAAGCAATCTGTCAGGAAGTTTGAAGAAAAGATCTCTGAAACGGAGATCGCAGACTGGCTGGCTGACGTCGGCTCGCACTATTCCAGCGCTGATACGGCGGTGTTACCGTCGTATACTCCCCCCGTCCCCGACGGGGCACCTGCGATGCCAGCAGACAAGCCGATGACGAACTCTGAACTTCAAAAGAAGCTCTCAGCCACTGATGAGGCCGCCGAAATTATTCGCAAACACTGGGAAGCCGTGAAGGCAAAACAGAAAACCAAATAA
- a CDS encoding helix-turn-helix domain-containing protein, with translation MSRSDQKLSETDIRPAGALVYVVRADTDDSREWLSESPICPELQRYRIRHLAVAKMASPFQIVRTRLSGSYFLACFGGEGRVLVDGRWTDCGPGQAVLLPPGTLQAFHTTPGRVWDFCWVRYQERAGQQPLISAHSPVLTEFDPEGLRLAILGLYHECLSRQSVILSASNTPPSDQTVVGRWIDLVNHYVLRFAVPTRLDARIWQLWEQVAASLDQSWTVKQMAEIVHLSEKQLQRLCLRELGRTPRQQLIWLRMRKAAELLSERSSTVESIATRVGYKNPFVFSSIFKRVMGWSPSNYPHRK, from the coding sequence ATGAGTCGATCCGACCAAAAGCTATCGGAAACCGACATTCGGCCTGCGGGTGCCTTGGTTTACGTCGTTCGGGCAGATACCGACGATTCTCGGGAATGGCTGTCAGAATCGCCCATATGTCCTGAGCTGCAGCGATATCGAATCCGACATTTAGCCGTGGCCAAAATGGCTTCTCCGTTTCAAATCGTGAGGACACGGTTGTCCGGAAGTTATTTCCTTGCCTGTTTTGGCGGGGAAGGTCGAGTTCTCGTCGACGGTCGTTGGACGGATTGCGGGCCGGGGCAGGCAGTACTGCTGCCACCTGGCACGCTTCAGGCGTTTCACACGACACCAGGCCGAGTGTGGGACTTTTGCTGGGTTCGTTATCAGGAACGTGCCGGTCAACAGCCATTGATCTCGGCACATTCACCCGTCTTGACCGAATTCGATCCGGAAGGGTTGCGTCTGGCGATTCTAGGACTCTATCACGAGTGCCTGTCGCGGCAGAGCGTCATCTTATCGGCTAGCAACACCCCACCCTCGGACCAGACCGTCGTCGGACGATGGATCGATCTGGTGAATCACTACGTCCTGCGGTTTGCAGTACCAACGCGACTGGACGCCCGAATCTGGCAACTCTGGGAACAGGTCGCAGCATCACTGGACCAATCGTGGACCGTCAAACAGATGGCAGAAATCGTGCATCTCAGCGAGAAGCAACTCCAGCGTCTATGCCTCCGGGAGCTCGGTCGCACTCCGCGGCAACAACTGATCTGGTTGCGTATGAGGAAAGCGGCGGAGTTACTGTCAGAACGAAGTTCTACGGTCGAATCCATCGCCACTCGCGTTGGCTACAAGAACCCCTTCGTCTTTTCCTCCATCTTCAAACGGGTTATGGGCTGGTCCCCCTCCAATTATCCTCATCGCAAGTGA
- a CDS encoding deoxyribodipyrimidine photo-lyase produces the protein MNRPHIVWFQRDLRIEDHPALQSAIERGEPVVPLYIHSCPVNDETAPGAASRWWLHHSLMRLSRELQSRGSRLILRTGEPLAILLELVDELDAVAVYWTRGYEPALRKRDEITKRELNSRGIEAESFGGNLLFEPWDIQTKEGRPYQVFTPFWKACLKASPPDEPLPAPEQIRPPDQWPNSLTVDDLKLLPTIRWDDGFHQFWETPQNSAADVLDRFLKSAAFEYDTQRDFPATRGTSRLSPYLHFGEISPRTVWHQTSKLIETMSGKSVASATETAGPDTFLKEVGWREFAHNLIYHFPSTVERPLRADFERFPWRADPSGLVAWQKGETGYPIVDAGMRELWATGWMHNRVRMIVGSFLVKDLMISWKYGAAWFYDTLVDADLANNTLGWQWIAGCGADAAPYFRILNPQLQSEKFDPQGSYLRRWIPELKDLPLPWLHAPWTAPAGILARANVVLGKDYPKPIIDHGVARERALDGLRQMKDAP, from the coding sequence GTGAATCGTCCCCATATCGTCTGGTTTCAACGCGATCTACGGATTGAAGATCATCCCGCCTTGCAGTCGGCCATCGAGCGAGGTGAACCGGTCGTCCCGCTTTACATCCATTCATGTCCCGTTAACGATGAAACCGCTCCAGGTGCCGCAAGTCGCTGGTGGTTGCATCATTCGCTGATGCGATTGAGTCGCGAGTTACAATCTCGCGGTTCCCGCTTGATCCTTCGAACCGGGGAACCGTTGGCCATACTGCTGGAACTGGTTGACGAGTTGGACGCGGTTGCCGTCTACTGGACTCGGGGCTACGAACCGGCGTTACGCAAGCGAGACGAAATCACGAAGCGTGAGCTCAATTCTCGCGGAATTGAGGCCGAGAGCTTCGGCGGCAATCTTCTCTTTGAACCGTGGGACATTCAAACCAAAGAGGGTCGTCCGTATCAGGTCTTCACCCCCTTCTGGAAGGCATGTCTCAAGGCTTCGCCCCCCGACGAACCACTTCCCGCTCCCGAGCAGATTCGGCCGCCAGATCAATGGCCCAATTCGTTGACGGTCGACGACCTCAAGCTACTTCCCACGATTCGCTGGGACGACGGTTTTCATCAGTTCTGGGAGACACCACAAAATTCCGCCGCAGATGTGCTGGATCGATTTCTGAAGTCGGCCGCGTTTGAATACGACACACAACGAGACTTTCCAGCGACACGCGGTACTTCACGACTTTCTCCGTACCTGCATTTCGGCGAGATCAGTCCACGCACGGTCTGGCACCAGACTTCAAAACTGATCGAAACAATGTCGGGCAAGAGTGTTGCCAGCGCAACAGAAACGGCAGGGCCTGACACGTTTCTTAAAGAAGTGGGCTGGCGCGAATTTGCACACAATTTGATCTATCACTTTCCGTCGACGGTGGAACGGCCGCTACGGGCGGATTTCGAGAGATTCCCGTGGCGAGCGGATCCTTCGGGTCTGGTTGCCTGGCAAAAGGGAGAAACTGGCTACCCGATAGTGGATGCCGGAATGCGCGAATTGTGGGCGACCGGGTGGATGCACAACCGGGTGCGGATGATTGTCGGTTCTTTTCTTGTTAAGGACTTGATGATCTCGTGGAAGTACGGTGCCGCGTGGTTCTATGACACTCTGGTTGATGCAGACCTCGCCAATAACACACTGGGGTGGCAATGGATTGCGGGCTGTGGGGCCGACGCGGCTCCGTACTTTCGAATTCTTAATCCACAACTGCAGTCGGAAAAATTTGATCCTCAAGGATCCTATCTCCGTCGCTGGATACCAGAACTGAAAGACCTTCCACTTCCCTGGCTGCATGCCCCGTGGACGGCTCCTGCTGGAATTCTCGCAAGGGCCAATGTTGTTCTGGGAAAGGACTATCCGAAACCAATCATCGATCATGGCGTTGCGCGTGAGCGAGCACTCGACGGACTGCGCCAGATGAAAGACGCCCCGTAA
- a CDS encoding dimethylarginine dimethylaminohydrolase family protein, with product MREIIRPTILMCPPDYYGIEYEINPWMNRDTPSDSARSMQQWQTLHDLLRELNVKICLMDPVKGLPDLVFTANAGLVWKNKIFLATFRHPARQGETPIDNAWFTANGFETITLPVGLNFEGAGDALFCGDTLYGGYLVRSDASSIQWLGSELNCRAIPLQLVDDRFYHLDTCFCPLDATSAIYFPHAFDDYARRALQQIPLLIEVNEKEAARFACNAVVVGRHVVLNEGCPQLEASLSKHGFIPHSTPLDEFLKAGGSAKCLTLRLDGEEAATWS from the coding sequence ATGCGAGAAATCATTCGGCCAACGATCCTGATGTGCCCACCCGACTACTACGGGATTGAGTACGAGATCAATCCATGGATGAATCGAGACACGCCCAGCGACTCAGCCCGCTCCATGCAGCAGTGGCAGACGTTGCACGATCTGCTGCGCGAACTCAACGTGAAGATCTGTCTGATGGATCCAGTCAAGGGCCTTCCCGACCTGGTTTTTACCGCGAATGCGGGTCTGGTCTGGAAGAACAAGATATTCCTTGCAACCTTTCGACATCCCGCACGTCAGGGCGAAACACCGATCGACAACGCCTGGTTCACCGCGAATGGATTCGAGACCATCACGTTGCCGGTTGGGCTGAACTTTGAAGGAGCAGGCGACGCTCTTTTCTGCGGAGACACGTTGTACGGCGGATACCTTGTTCGCAGTGATGCTTCTTCCATCCAGTGGCTGGGATCGGAACTGAATTGCCGCGCCATCCCGCTGCAACTGGTCGATGATCGCTTCTATCATCTCGATACCTGCTTTTGTCCTCTCGATGCGACATCTGCGATTTACTTTCCTCACGCATTCGATGACTACGCCCGCCGTGCACTTCAGCAGATCCCACTCCTGATTGAAGTCAACGAAAAGGAAGCCGCGAGGTTCGCCTGTAATGCCGTCGTCGTTGGAAGGCATGTCGTTCTGAATGAGGGTTGCCCTCAGTTGGAGGCCAGCCTGTCAAAGCACGGCTTCATTCCCCATAGCACACCGCTGGACGAGTTTCTCAAAGCGGGTGGAAGCGCAAAATGTTTGACACTGCGACTGGATGGGGAAGAGGCCGCGACCTGGTCCTGA
- a CDS encoding DUF1549 domain-containing protein — MNVVCKRQLQWLMAVILISSIFVAPSGLFAQSPDRIDFGRQIQPILAKRCFACHGPDTAEADLRLNDKHAVFKKLPSGAQPIVAGQPDESEILRRITATDDSLRMPPEGPPLTVEQIELLTAWIAQGADWKEHWAFLPLQSTPPPEVKNSEWVKNPIDAFILHKLEQAGLKPAPEAEKFAMIRRLTYDLTGLPPTGEEIQSFISDKSANAYEKLVDRLLASERYGEHWARHWLDVVRYADTNSFERDGPKPNAWRYRDYVIRAFNSDKPYDQFVREQLAGDELPDAGSDGLIATGFYRLGQWDDEPADRLLAVFDGFDDIITTTAQGFLGLTVNCARCHDHKIDPIPQQDYYSFLSFFQGITPNGYPNPNVERPIFRDEAAKQDYLAAVKEHQAQLDQIQASITKIEQEFRGKLNSQTTGQQSPDLDDLEYRFYRDTWDKLPDFDLLKPETTGKLEQGFFDITPASREFSFGFVFKGILKVPADGEYTFTLDSDDGSRLSIQGQEVLLHDGIHGTGNPQKRTIELKKGRTPVRLDYFQGPTGAKELIVKWSGPGFTNRYLSAISNDASLGESAPTKQRDFKSLITSQGPTLLGEKRYLEYTELLKQLEQKKNQKVNVDMALCVTEVGPTPPETMLLKRGNPQSPGDKVVPAYLSALGGGDARIPEPPAGATSSGRRLALANWITAPDNRLAARVMVNRIWQHLFGRGIVRSPNNFGLLGDPPTHPELLDWLAIEFTRGADADGAGATRKIPGAPWSIKRLQKLIVLSNTYRMSSRAPHRSAETSSQESATNGPNPLEVDPLNNLFWRHDMRRLGAEEIRDTILAVSGKLNLKMYGPGVFPKISDEVKAGQSVPGAGWNESSEEDQSRRSVYVQVKRSLILPILSDFDVADTDNSCAARFTTTQPTQALGMLNGEFLNQQAVVFAARLKDEKGTELKQQVIQAYRIALNREPDPVMVDRGIQLIHDLKTKHGLSADKALEQFCLMTLNLNESIYLD; from the coding sequence ATGAACGTGGTTTGCAAACGACAATTACAGTGGCTGATGGCTGTCATCCTGATCAGCAGCATCTTTGTTGCTCCCTCTGGACTATTCGCGCAATCGCCTGACCGAATCGATTTCGGACGCCAGATTCAGCCGATTCTGGCAAAACGGTGCTTCGCTTGCCATGGACCGGATACTGCCGAGGCGGACCTGAGACTAAACGACAAACACGCGGTCTTCAAAAAGTTGCCTTCTGGAGCTCAGCCGATCGTCGCTGGACAGCCGGACGAGAGTGAAATTCTTCGGAGAATCACTGCCACGGATGATTCGCTCCGCATGCCCCCCGAAGGTCCACCGCTGACTGTCGAACAGATTGAACTGCTGACCGCCTGGATCGCCCAAGGTGCTGACTGGAAAGAGCACTGGGCCTTTCTTCCCCTGCAGTCGACGCCCCCTCCCGAAGTGAAAAACTCGGAATGGGTCAAGAACCCGATTGATGCGTTCATACTCCATAAACTCGAGCAGGCAGGACTGAAGCCCGCTCCGGAAGCCGAAAAATTCGCGATGATCCGTCGTTTGACATACGACTTGACCGGGCTTCCTCCAACGGGAGAAGAAATTCAGTCATTCATTTCAGACAAGTCCGCGAACGCCTACGAAAAGCTCGTCGATCGACTGCTCGCATCAGAGCGTTATGGCGAGCACTGGGCCAGGCACTGGCTGGATGTCGTCCGCTATGCCGACACCAACAGCTTCGAGCGAGACGGGCCCAAGCCCAATGCCTGGCGTTATCGCGACTACGTCATTCGCGCATTCAATAGCGATAAACCATACGACCAGTTCGTACGTGAACAACTGGCGGGAGACGAGTTGCCCGACGCAGGATCCGATGGCTTGATCGCTACGGGTTTCTACCGGCTCGGCCAATGGGACGACGAACCGGCCGATCGACTTCTGGCAGTCTTCGATGGATTCGATGACATCATCACCACGACCGCGCAAGGCTTCCTTGGCTTGACGGTGAACTGCGCTCGCTGTCACGACCACAAGATCGACCCGATTCCGCAGCAGGACTATTACAGCTTCCTCTCGTTCTTCCAGGGGATCACGCCCAACGGCTATCCCAATCCCAATGTCGAGCGGCCAATCTTCCGCGACGAGGCCGCAAAGCAGGATTATCTGGCAGCGGTGAAAGAGCACCAGGCTCAACTCGACCAGATCCAGGCGTCAATCACAAAGATCGAACAAGAGTTTCGGGGGAAGCTGAATTCACAGACGACTGGCCAGCAATCACCCGATCTCGACGATCTGGAGTACCGCTTTTACCGTGACACGTGGGACAAATTGCCCGACTTTGATTTGCTGAAACCTGAAACGACTGGCAAGCTGGAGCAGGGCTTCTTCGACATTACGCCAGCGTCACGTGAATTCTCGTTCGGATTCGTGTTTAAAGGGATTTTGAAGGTCCCCGCAGACGGCGAGTATACTTTTACTCTGGATTCCGACGACGGTTCACGCCTTTCGATCCAGGGGCAGGAAGTTCTGCTGCATGATGGGATCCACGGTACAGGAAATCCCCAGAAGCGAACGATCGAACTCAAGAAAGGACGTACTCCGGTTCGCCTGGACTATTTCCAGGGACCGACCGGCGCCAAAGAGCTGATTGTAAAGTGGTCAGGTCCTGGTTTTACAAACCGTTACCTGTCGGCGATCAGCAATGATGCTTCACTCGGGGAATCGGCTCCGACGAAGCAGCGAGACTTCAAGAGCTTGATCACGAGTCAGGGACCGACCCTCCTGGGTGAAAAACGCTACCTGGAATACACGGAACTCTTGAAGCAGTTGGAACAGAAGAAGAATCAAAAGGTCAACGTGGACATGGCGCTTTGTGTGACCGAAGTCGGTCCCACGCCACCTGAGACGATGCTGCTGAAGCGAGGAAACCCGCAGTCTCCCGGGGACAAAGTGGTTCCGGCCTATCTTTCCGCCCTTGGTGGCGGCGATGCTCGGATCCCCGAGCCTCCTGCCGGTGCGACGAGTTCCGGACGAAGACTCGCTCTGGCGAACTGGATCACTGCACCGGACAACCGTCTCGCAGCCCGCGTGATGGTCAATCGGATCTGGCAGCATCTGTTCGGACGCGGCATCGTCCGCTCACCGAACAATTTTGGATTGCTCGGCGATCCCCCGACTCACCCCGAATTGCTCGACTGGCTCGCGATCGAATTCACGCGCGGTGCCGATGCCGATGGAGCAGGGGCCACTCGCAAGATTCCCGGCGCACCCTGGTCGATCAAGCGATTGCAGAAGTTGATCGTCCTGTCGAACACTTATCGCATGTCGTCACGAGCACCACATCGCTCTGCAGAGACGTCGTCTCAGGAGAGTGCAACCAACGGCCCCAATCCGCTGGAGGTCGACCCACTGAACAATCTCTTCTGGCGGCACGATATGCGGCGCCTGGGTGCAGAAGAAATCCGCGATACGATCCTCGCCGTGAGCGGGAAACTCAATCTCAAGATGTACGGACCGGGAGTTTTTCCCAAAATCAGCGACGAAGTCAAAGCGGGACAGTCCGTCCCGGGAGCAGGGTGGAACGAGTCATCTGAGGAAGACCAATCCCGCAGAAGCGTCTACGTCCAGGTGAAACGCTCACTGATTCTCCCCATCCTCTCTGACTTCGATGTAGCCGATACGGACAACAGTTGCGCAGCGCGATTCACCACCACCCAGCCGACGCAGGCACTCGGGATGCTTAATGGGGAATTCCTGAATCAACAGGCGGTCGTGTTTGCGGCACGATTGAAGGATGAGAAAGGGACCGAACTGAAGCAACAGGTGATCCAGGCCTATCGCATCGCGCTCAATCGAGAGCCCGACCCGGTCATGGTTGACCGCGGTATCCAACTGATCCATGACCTTAAGACCAAACACGGATTGTCTGCGGACAAGGCACTGGAACAGTTTTGTCTGATGACACTGAATCTGAACGAGTCGATCTACCTCGACTGA
- a CDS encoding DUF1501 domain-containing protein, giving the protein MSNSNFCGRTRREFLWQSGAGFAGTALSGMLQRDRFGRSQVHAAGITGHQNPLAPKDPHFAPKAKNVIFLFMYGGPSHIDTFDYKPAMKGRDNQTIEVKTFGRGGHKNQGRIVEPRWDFHQYGQCGKWVSDLFPHLATCVDDIAFLHSMTADSPIHGSAMLMMNSGKITSGSPCLGSWVNYGLGSVNENLPGFVVMLDPSGGPISGAKNWSSGYMPATYQGTILRSKGSPIIDLNTPAGTTRAMQRELLDALKDLNTEHAATRSDNSELAARINSYELAFKMQQYAPEAVDFSQETEETQRMYGIDKPRTQDFGRRCLLARRLVERGVRFIQLYSGGSHNDANWDAHSDMEKNHNFHAGNTDQPIAALLKDLKQRGMLKDTLVIWGGEFGRQPTAEYAMGTGRDHNAYGFTMWMAGGGVKGGVSVGTTDELGSAAVESPMHVKRLHATVLHQMGLDPNGLSYYFGGLDQKLVGVEHVEPIKEII; this is encoded by the coding sequence ATGTCCAACTCTAACTTCTGTGGACGAACGCGGCGCGAGTTTCTCTGGCAGTCCGGTGCAGGTTTCGCTGGAACCGCCCTCTCTGGGATGCTTCAGCGTGATCGCTTCGGACGGTCTCAGGTGCATGCGGCTGGCATCACCGGGCACCAGAATCCGTTAGCGCCTAAGGATCCGCACTTCGCCCCCAAAGCCAAGAATGTGATCTTTCTTTTCATGTATGGTGGTCCGAGCCACATTGACACGTTTGATTACAAACCGGCCATGAAGGGCCGCGACAACCAGACCATTGAAGTGAAAACTTTCGGACGCGGTGGTCACAAAAATCAGGGCCGCATCGTCGAACCTCGCTGGGATTTCCACCAGTACGGCCAGTGCGGCAAATGGGTCAGTGATCTGTTCCCTCATCTGGCCACCTGCGTCGACGACATCGCGTTTCTGCACTCCATGACTGCTGACTCGCCCATCCACGGTTCCGCCATGCTCATGATGAACTCAGGAAAGATTACCTCCGGTAGTCCGTGCCTGGGCTCCTGGGTCAACTACGGGCTGGGAAGCGTCAATGAGAACCTGCCGGGATTCGTCGTTATGCTCGATCCGTCCGGGGGTCCAATCAGCGGAGCAAAGAACTGGTCGAGCGGATATATGCCCGCGACCTATCAGGGAACAATTCTTCGCTCAAAGGGGTCACCCATCATCGACCTCAACACCCCCGCAGGCACAACACGGGCCATGCAGCGGGAACTGCTGGACGCGCTCAAAGATCTCAACACGGAACACGCGGCGACGCGGTCAGACAATTCCGAATTGGCCGCGCGCATCAACAGCTATGAGTTGGCCTTTAAGATGCAACAGTACGCGCCGGAGGCAGTCGACTTCTCACAGGAGACCGAAGAAACGCAGCGAATGTATGGAATCGACAAGCCGCGAACGCAGGATTTCGGCCGACGTTGCCTGCTCGCTCGTCGACTGGTTGAGCGGGGTGTCAGGTTCATCCAGTTGTATTCCGGCGGTAGCCATAACGACGCGAATTGGGATGCCCACAGTGATATGGAAAAGAACCACAATTTCCACGCGGGCAATACAGATCAGCCCATCGCAGCGCTGCTTAAAGACCTGAAGCAGCGTGGAATGTTGAAGGACACCCTGGTGATCTGGGGTGGAGAGTTCGGTCGGCAACCAACAGCAGAATACGCGATGGGAACAGGGCGCGACCACAACGCGTATGGATTCACGATGTGGATGGCCGGGGGAGGTGTCAAAGGAGGAGTCAGCGTCGGCACAACCGATGAACTTGGCTCGGCTGCGGTGGAATCTCCGATGCACGTGAAGCGGCTTCACGCCACCGTGCTGCATCAGATGGGTCTCGATCCTAACGGCCTGTCCTACTACTTCGGTGGACTCGACCAGAAGCTCGTTGGTGTGGAGCATGTCGAACCGATCAAGGAAATTATCTGA
- a CDS encoding DUF1501 domain-containing protein: MADAMHFEELLLRESTRRHFFRDCRVGLGGMALSGLMGSGRAASAEPQPTGYGGRDRHHPAKAKSVIFLFMAGGPSQLELFDPKPKLQELNGQVIPESYVKGKRFAFIKPDAALLGTDRKFGRYGESGAVISDCLPHLATVSDDICIVRSMSTDVFNHGPAKLFMNTGSPQFMGRPSMGAWVTYGIGSESQNLPGFMVLQSGPRGPRGGAPLWSSGFLPTKYQGVPLRSGKEPILNLGNPPGMSSVQQRDFISAVNDLNGIRHEFTQDSEIATRIASYEMAYRMQTSAPDLMDLSGETKETLERYGAEPGKHSFANNCLLARRLVERGVRFVQLYHTDWDHHGNVGTELGTSLDERCKEVDQASAALVYDLKRRGLLDETIVIWGGEFGRTPQGEPRDLKGRDHHVEAFTMWLAGGGIKTGQTIGATDEIGYYVTEDKIHVHDLHATMLHLLGINHLNLTYKFQGRNYRLTDVHGQVVDKLLA; encoded by the coding sequence ATGGCGGACGCAATGCACTTCGAAGAACTGCTGCTGCGAGAATCGACTCGCCGTCACTTCTTTCGAGACTGTCGGGTGGGACTGGGGGGGATGGCACTGAGTGGTTTGATGGGCTCTGGTCGCGCAGCCTCTGCAGAGCCGCAACCAACGGGATATGGCGGTCGCGATCGACATCACCCGGCAAAAGCAAAGTCCGTCATTTTCCTGTTTATGGCAGGTGGTCCCAGTCAGCTAGAACTGTTTGATCCCAAGCCCAAATTGCAAGAGCTCAATGGGCAGGTCATTCCCGAGTCATACGTCAAAGGGAAGCGATTTGCCTTCATCAAGCCAGACGCGGCACTTTTGGGGACCGACCGCAAATTCGGTCGATATGGAGAGTCAGGGGCCGTCATCAGTGATTGCCTTCCCCATCTCGCGACCGTCTCAGACGATATTTGCATCGTCCGCTCAATGTCGACGGACGTCTTTAATCATGGCCCCGCAAAGCTCTTCATGAACACGGGATCGCCCCAGTTCATGGGCCGACCCAGCATGGGTGCGTGGGTGACCTACGGAATCGGAAGCGAATCGCAAAATCTTCCGGGCTTCATGGTGTTACAGTCGGGACCTCGCGGACCTCGCGGCGGGGCTCCCCTGTGGTCCAGCGGATTTCTTCCCACCAAGTACCAGGGCGTTCCCCTGCGCTCCGGGAAAGAGCCGATCTTGAATCTGGGAAACCCGCCTGGAATGAGTTCCGTTCAGCAGCGCGATTTCATTAGTGCGGTGAACGATCTCAACGGAATTCGCCACGAGTTTACGCAGGATTCGGAAATCGCCACACGCATTGCCTCGTATGAGATGGCGTATCGCATGCAAACCAGTGCCCCTGATTTGATGGATCTTTCCGGAGAGACGAAAGAGACCCTGGAGCGGTATGGGGCGGAACCGGGGAAACACTCCTTCGCCAATAACTGTTTGCTGGCACGGCGCCTGGTCGAGCGCGGCGTTCGGTTCGTCCAGCTTTACCATACTGACTGGGATCACCACGGTAACGTGGGAACGGAACTCGGAACGTCGCTCGATGAGCGATGCAAGGAAGTTGATCAAGCATCCGCAGCCCTCGTCTATGACCTGAAGCGGCGTGGTTTGCTTGATGAAACAATCGTGATATGGGGAGGAGAGTTCGGTCGAACGCCCCAGGGAGAACCACGGGATCTGAAGGGGCGTGACCACCATGTGGAAGCTTTTACCATGTGGCTCGCGGGGGGCGGTATTAAGACCGGTCAGACGATCGGAGCCACTGACGAGATTGGATATTACGTCACCGAAGACAAGATCCACGTACACGACCTGCATGCAACAATGCTGCATCTGTTAGGGATCAATCACCTCAACCTGACATACAAGTTCCAAGGGCGGAATTATCGACTGACTGACGTGCATGGCCAGGTCGTCGACAAACTGCTCGCATGA